One Thermococcus kodakarensis KOD1 genomic window carries:
- a CDS encoding hydrogenase subunit MbhD domain-containing protein, with product MLGTIHEVLLAAIILLSVSVVEAEKLSAAVLRYGLLSLAFVIVLIQLKAPDVALSAVVVGAIVTGLFLYTIKEVGE from the coding sequence CTCCTTGCGGCGATAATACTCCTCTCTGTCTCGGTGGTCGAAGCCGAGAAACTTTCAGCCGCGGTGCTACGCTACGGCCTCCTCAGCCTGGCCTTTGTAATAGTTTTAATCCAGCTCAAGGCCCCCGATGTTGCCCTCTCTGCCGTCGTGGTTGGGGCGATAGTCACGGGGCTCTTCCTCTACACGATAAAGGAGGTGGGGGAGTGA